In one Cronobacter dublinensis subsp. dublinensis LMG 23823 genomic region, the following are encoded:
- the rnhB gene encoding ribonuclease HII yields the protein MMEFIYPHTHLVAGVDEVGRGPLVGAVVTAAVILDPLKPIVGLADSKKLSEKRRLALFDEIKEKAIAWSLGRAEPHEIDELNILHATMLAMQRAVANLAVTPEYVLVDGNRCPALPMPSMAVVKGDSRVAEISAASILAKVTRDAEMAELDLTFPQYGFAQHKGYPTAFHLERLAEHGVTAHHRRSFAPVKRALGLAS from the coding sequence ATGATGGAATTTATCTATCCTCACACGCATCTGGTGGCGGGCGTTGACGAAGTGGGGCGCGGCCCGCTGGTCGGCGCTGTGGTCACCGCTGCGGTGATCCTCGATCCGCTAAAGCCTATTGTCGGGCTGGCGGATTCCAAAAAGCTGTCTGAAAAGCGTCGCCTTGCGCTCTTTGATGAAATCAAAGAGAAAGCGATCGCCTGGAGTCTCGGTCGCGCGGAGCCGCACGAAATCGACGAGCTGAATATCCTTCACGCCACGATGCTGGCGATGCAGCGCGCGGTCGCGAACCTCGCCGTGACGCCGGAATATGTGCTGGTGGACGGCAACCGCTGTCCGGCGCTGCCGATGCCCAGCATGGCGGTCGTTAAAGGCGACAGCAGGGTAGCGGAAATCAGCGCCGCGTCGATACTGGCTAAAGTCACGCGCGACGCGGAAATGGCTGAACTGGACCTCACCTTTCCTCAATACGGATTCGCTCAGCATAAGGGCTATCCTACCGCCTTTCATCTTGAGCGGCTGGCCGAGCACGGCGTAACGGCTCACCATCGGCGCAGCTTCGCGCCGGTCAAGCGCGCGCTGGGCCTCGCCTCTTAA